The following are from one region of the Arachis duranensis cultivar V14167 chromosome 10, aradu.V14167.gnm2.J7QH, whole genome shotgun sequence genome:
- the LOC107470990 gene encoding truncated transcription factor CAULIFLOWER A, translated as MGRGRVQLKRIENKINRQVTFSKRRAGLLKKANEISVLCDAEVALIIFSTKGKLFQFSSDSCMERIIERYERYSYAERQQLVANAQGPNANWTLEHAKLKARVEVLQRNQRHFMGEDLQGLSMRELQNLEQQLDSALKQIRSRKNQIMYENISLLQKKEKALNEQNNSLAKKIKGKEKATTEQTHQLELQDNYTVAPQTSENLNIRGMPQDRSDNEEDNDNEEGIQTNASANILLPNWMIPPTNE; from the exons ATGGGGCGAGGGAGAGTGCAATTGAAGAGGATAGAGAACAAGATCAATCGCCAAGTTACTTTCTCTAAGAGGAGAGCTGGTTTGCTTAAGAAGGCTAACGAGATCTCCGTTCTCTGTGATGCCGAGGTTGCTCTCATCATCTTCTCTACCAAAGGGAAGCTCTTTCAGTTCTCTAGCGATTCCTG TATGGAGAGGATAATTGAAAGGTATGAAAGGTATTCATATGCGGAGAGACAGCAGCTTGTGGCAAATGCTCAGGGACCAAAT GCAAACTGGACTTTAGAACATGCAAAGCTCAAAGCAAGGGTGGAAGTCTTACAAAGGAATCAAAg GCATTTTATGGGTGAAGATCTTCAAGGCCTAAGTATGAGAGAACTTCAGAATTTAGAACAACAGCTTGATTCTGCTCTCAAACAAATTCGATCACGAAag AATCAAATCATGTATGAGAATATCTCACTGCTTCAGAAAAAG GAGAAAGCTCTAAATGAACAAAACAATTCACTAGCTAAGAAG AtcaagggaaaagaaaaagctaCCACAGAACAGACTCATCAATTGGAGCTGCAAGATAATTATACTGTTGCACCTCAAACCTCAGAAAACTTGAATATTAG AGGAATGCCACAAGATAGAAGTGATAATGAAGAAGATAATGATAATGAAGAAGGTATCCAAACTAATGCTAGTGCTAATATCCTTCTTCCCAATTGGATGATTCCTCCTACAAATGAATAG
- the LOC107470904 gene encoding MADS-box protein EJ2 isoform X2, whose translation MGRGKVVLKRIENKVNRQVTFSKRRNGLLKKAYELSVLCDAEVALIIFSNRGKLYEFSSSSSMMKTIERYHMYNYSLPQTTQNTYQDYVTLKAYVELLQSSQRNLLGEDLTKMTSTELQQLENQLESALTNIRSTKTQYMLDRLTDLQNRERALVDVNTALRTKLEEIQNSQVPLRLAWDGEGPNNNNQCTHHFSPRSDFTFQTLGVNPNLHIGYNNSMGDDEDGNVEACVSGWML comes from the exons atggGAAGAGGGAAGGTTGTGCTGAAGAGAATAGAGAACAAGGTAAATAGGCAAGTGACATTTTCAAAGAGAAGAAATGGGCTTCTGAAGAAGGCATATGAGCTTTCAGTGCTTTGTGATGCTGAGGTTGCTCTCATCATCTTCTCTAACCGTGGCAAGCTCTATGAGTTCTCTAGTTCCTCcag CATGATGAAAACCATAGAGAGATATCATATGTACAATTATAGCTTGCCGCAAACCACTCAA AACACTTATCAGGACTATGTGACGTTGAAAGCATATGTAGAACTCCTACAAAGTTcacagag GAACCTTCTTGGAGAAGATCTAACCAAAATGACTTCAACAGAACTTCAACAGCTTGAAAATCAATTAGAGTCGGCGTTGACGAATATTAGGTCAACTAAG ACTCAGTACATGCTTGACCGTCTTACTGATCTTCAGAATCGG GAGAGAGCGCTTGTTGACGTTAATACGGCTTTAAGAACTAAG TTGGAAGAAATTCAGAATTCACAAGTTCCTCTGAGGCTGGCTTGGGATGGGGAAGGGCCTAACAATAACAACCAATGCACTCATCACTTTTCTCCTCGATCAGATTTTACTTTTCAAACTCTTGGGGTTAATCCCAATTTGCACATCGG GTATAATAATTCCATGGGTGATGATGAGGATGGAAATGTTGAAGCATGCGTCTCTGGTTGGATGCTATGA
- the LOC107470904 gene encoding truncated transcription factor CAULIFLOWER A isoform X1 yields MGRGKVVLKRIENKVNRQVTFSKRRNGLLKKAYELSVLCDAEVALIIFSNRGKLYEFSSSSSMMKTIERYHMYNYSLPQTTQVRNHDTQNTYQDYVTLKAYVELLQSSQRNLLGEDLTKMTSTELQQLENQLESALTNIRSTKTQYMLDRLTDLQNRERALVDVNTALRTKLEEIQNSQVPLRLAWDGEGPNNNNQCTHHFSPRSDFTFQTLGVNPNLHIGYNNSMGDDEDGNVEACVSGWML; encoded by the exons atggGAAGAGGGAAGGTTGTGCTGAAGAGAATAGAGAACAAGGTAAATAGGCAAGTGACATTTTCAAAGAGAAGAAATGGGCTTCTGAAGAAGGCATATGAGCTTTCAGTGCTTTGTGATGCTGAGGTTGCTCTCATCATCTTCTCTAACCGTGGCAAGCTCTATGAGTTCTCTAGTTCCTCcag CATGATGAAAACCATAGAGAGATATCATATGTACAATTATAGCTTGCCGCAAACCACTCAAGTAAGAAACCATGACACTCAG AACACTTATCAGGACTATGTGACGTTGAAAGCATATGTAGAACTCCTACAAAGTTcacagag GAACCTTCTTGGAGAAGATCTAACCAAAATGACTTCAACAGAACTTCAACAGCTTGAAAATCAATTAGAGTCGGCGTTGACGAATATTAGGTCAACTAAG ACTCAGTACATGCTTGACCGTCTTACTGATCTTCAGAATCGG GAGAGAGCGCTTGTTGACGTTAATACGGCTTTAAGAACTAAG TTGGAAGAAATTCAGAATTCACAAGTTCCTCTGAGGCTGGCTTGGGATGGGGAAGGGCCTAACAATAACAACCAATGCACTCATCACTTTTCTCCTCGATCAGATTTTACTTTTCAAACTCTTGGGGTTAATCCCAATTTGCACATCGG GTATAATAATTCCATGGGTGATGATGAGGATGGAAATGTTGAAGCATGCGTCTCTGGTTGGATGCTATGA